The nucleotide window CGGTTCGAAAGGATCCAGTACAAACTGTCTGAGCGATTTCCCTTTGCCCGCTCGGTTTGCAAACTTTTATAGAAGCCGGGACTGATAGAGGACAATGAATCTTCCAAAGTAGCAACCTGAGCATGTGCAAAGAACATGTTCAGGCTGAAACCAGCGGTAATCCAAAATATCTTAAGTTTAGAAAACATGTTCATCACTTCTCAAATGAGGCATCGCTTTTAGACGGGTCGGCTTTTGTTTTCGTTTCAAAATCATTAGCTGAACTATTCGTATCCTGTAATATTCTTCGTCCTTCTACGGTTTTTACCGTTTTTCTTATTAACGACTGTGATGAATACCTGGCACCCGCAACAAAATTGCCTGAGGCATCTAATCCAACCGGCAGCCTTTTAGGCGTTCGATCTGTTTCCAGCGGAGTAACCAGCTCTACCGCATCAATGATAGAAACGGTTAACGGAACCTGTAAGCCATAGTCGCCGCCACCGCTTGGCGCTAAAAATTTAGGAAGGTTGCTCATATCTACTCCGGCCGCTTTAAACATTATAAAGTCATCCCGGCTATTGTTATCCATAACCCAATCTTTACCACTGTATATAAAAGCTTTTACATTATCTACCAGAGGGTTATCAACATCATATTTCCATGGTTGAAAGGTACCTGTTCCGGTATAGGCTTCTCGGAGATCTTCAACAAGATTTACTTCAAAATCGGCATGACTTAAGTCTATTGTTAACGCAGGATTGGTGATACCTATTATTTCGCCATCATTTCCGTCATAGGGGTTCGCATGGTTCATGGCTGTTTGTGCGACAACTATGCTTTTACCAGGCTCAAGAGGATGCTCTTTGCCAGTGCCGGGAATCATAAACAAATACCTGAAATACAGGTTGTCTTTATTCGGATCGCCAATAGCAGACATTCCGGATACTTTACTCCAGTCGAATGGCACCGCACCAGTAGACACCGCTTTATTGTTGCATATAGTGCTGCCCAGGAACAAACTATCCAAATATATTGTTTCATTGGAATTATTATAAATTTCCACGAATTGGTCGCGATACAAGGCACCGGTTTTGGTATCGGAACCTGCATAGTAAATTTGTTTAAACACCAGGTCCCCTATTTTGCCGCCCTGCAGCTGAAGCCGGATATTTGTATTCATATTCAGCGCTTGTGTTTCTGTTGCATTGTATGGCACATTAGAAGTCACAAACACATTTGTCAACGACCGAAACTCCTCTTCAGTATAGTTTCTGGAAGCAGATACGGTATAATTTCCAGGAGCAATGCTCGCAAATACAGCAATGCCCGAACCGTTGGTACTGGCCGTATTCTCCTGTCCGCTTATCAAATTGGTTATTTTAACCAGTACATTTTCTTTAGACAAACCTAAAGCACTATCCTCCGGGCTGTATCCCACCTGTACGCTCAGCGATATGGCCTGCACTGTATCAATATCTGACTTTCTGCAGGCGAAAAAAGCAGATAGCAGCAGCATAACCGCAAATAATTGTTTTTTCATTTCTCTGTTTTTTTTACTACTTGTTATGTTTTATAATTGCAAACTGGCACCTATGGTAATGCTTAAAGGGCGGTAATTATAGATTCCTACCGAATCAGAACCGTTATTATTACTAATTTTATATGCCTTAGGTTTCATGTTCAGCACGTTAAAAGCGCTAACCGATAACCGTATACTTTTTTTAATTTCTTTTGCCACTCGCATGTTGAAGTTCCAGAAACCTTTTGATGGAATAACCAACTGCTCCTGATCTGCTTCACCAAAGCCTTTGCGTAAATAAGCTAACGCATCGTTTCGGGCCGCCTCGGGCGAGGGCACGATCACTTCGCCCGTATAAAGTGTATACGCGACCGGGTAAATGTTCTGTGCTTCCCAGCGCTGTTTCAATAATGGCTGATAGTCGATCACCGTATTTACAATAAACCCAACTTTTGGAATGTGGGTGCTTGTCGTAAAACTCACAATAGATTCCCGGGAAGTTCTTTGCTTGTTTATATACTGCACATACACTACTCCGTTTTGTTGGGCCACATCTGAAGCCAGTTCGGTTGTTGTTAAATTCCCTCCGGTGTATTTAGATACAGTATAACCTGCTCTTAAACCAAATGAGGTGGCGATAACCGGTACAAATTTTGTCTGAAATGACAACTGTAAACCATAGTCGACCGAGCTCAAACCATTGTTCATCCGGCTACGCTTCAATTCCCACACCTTGCCCTGCTCGCCAGTAGGAAAATAAGCAATGGTACCATCCTCATTTAAAGTATAGTCGTACAACGGAATCTCTGCAGGTATAAACTCTGAAAACGTATTGAATCCGTTTTTATTTTTTTTGTAGTAACCGAATAGCGACCCGTTTCCTATTCTAGCCGAATTAAAAGTTACACCCTGTTCAAACTGATAGGTCACCGCATTTCTAAGACGCTCATTTTTCGCCAACACTTTTTGGGTGTAAACCAGATAAAGGCTTTTATTAACCTGGCCTGTATACAGATTCAGCAACGGTATATCGAAATAAGTCGGAGCAGGGTATAAATGCGCCAAAGAAGGCGATTTAAACGATATCCCGTAAGAAGTGCTTAAACTCCAGTTTTTATGAACATAATAATTGAAGGAAACCCTGGGCTGGGGATTATTTCTTCCGTTTTGAAAATTTAATCTAAAGCCAAGCCCCAAATTAAATCGTCTTGAAAACATTTTACCTCTGACATTGTCCTGTAAATACAGGGCTACATTATTTTCAAATCGGACACTATCTTCATAGCTGAAAGACCGTTCATTCTGATTTGATAAATTGACCCATCTTGGCCTGTTGGGATCTACAATGTATCCCAATCCCGTATTGCCAGAAGTATTAAAAGCAAAACCAAATGACAGCTGATGTTGCAGGCCGGCAGTTGGCAGCAGGTTGGTTTGCATGTCTATATTGGCACTGTAAGCAATGGGTTTACCGTCTATTTCTTCCACCGCCAAATAGTTCCCCGGAATAAAAACGCCTTCATAAATCCCTGTCGTATCCTTGTATCCTATCCCTTTGGGCGGCTGATTAAACAGCATTTGCGAGTAGGTATACTGTTTTCCCTGAGAATAGTTTAAAAGAACTGACGCGGTATTAAAAAATCGTTTATTGAAATTGAAGGTAGTATTATTGCTAATACGTAGATTTCTTCTTTTAGAATAACTCATTACCCGGTCATCGTCGTCAGGATCGGCCTTAATATCATCCAGGTTAGACTCGCCATTTATGGTAAGCGAGTTGGTAACAACTTTTGAAAAGTTTTTCGTCCACTTTAAACTGGCGTTGAAATTATCGTAGCTTTTCAGCTTGTCCCGTGGATCGTCATTGCTATTCAGGTATCCTATGCTAAAATTCACGGCACCCGCCTTTTCCCCCAAACTGAGCCCCTTTGTCAATGAGAAACTACTGGAGCCGCCGTTAATATTTGTTGTAAAACTATACGGGGCCTTGCCCGCCTTTGTAGTAATTAGTATCGCCCCGTTCGTAAAATCGCCGTAACGTGCCGAACCAATACCCTGTATTACCTCAATACTGGCTATGTTAGACATGGGAATATCTCTCAAATCAAAACCATTATAAGTAACGTCCATCGCCGTTTCCCCCTGGGCATTTAACAAAGAGCCTCCAAGTCCCCGGGAGGAGAGGCCCCGAGACTGCATGTTTGTTTCATTGCTAACCCGAACCCCGTCTATAAAAACGGCTATGCCAAATGAATTATTGATTGCGTCGGCGTCCGATGCACTGGTTCTTAAATTAATTGTTTGAGGTGATTGTAAATTAGGTGCCTCGGTCTTCTTTCCGGGCAAAGTATTTAACACATCCATCAATGAAAAAGCCTGTAACTGACGGATAGCTTCTTCGTCAAAAACAATCGAAGACGCTGAGTTCTGATTTTTGACCGTACCAGTTACCACTACATCGTTTAAGGTTAAACTCAGGTTGGGGAGTGTCATTTTTATAACGGAAGCATAATTCGCCTTTTTTAGCACAATCGTTTGAGTGGCTTTATTTACGTAAGAAACTTCAAGCGTAACGCTATCTAATCTTAGAAAATCCGTAGAAAATTCGAACATACCACTAGCGTCGGTAGTTTTGGAAGCGATTTCAACACCATCTAAATTTAATTTTGCTGTAGCAAACTGCAGTGGCTTCCCCTGCGTGTCTTCTACCCAACCACGAATACCTCCGGTATCCTGCGCACCTAACGCTATAGCAAAAAAATTTGCTACGAGCGACAACAGCCCAATATAAAAATATTTAGCAATAGTCCCTTTCATTTTGGAGCTGCAAAACTACTGGCATATCTTCCCGTTTCATTTACGAAATGCGGAAATATTCATTTGACCAAAATCAACTATTCGTCATTACTGGCCAATTTTATAATTTTGCCCCGATGACAGACAAAGAAAAATTACGCCTTGATAAATATTTATGGTCGATCCGACTGTTTAAAACCCGGCGGATCGCTACCGATGCCTGCAACGACAACCGGGTAAAATACCTGGAAGAACCGGCCAAACCAGGTAAAAACGTGCACCTGGGTGATATTTATGATATCCGCACCGAAGGCCGCAAATGGCGCATTAAAGTAACGGGCCTCCTGCATACCCGCCTGAAGTATGAAGAAGCCATTAAATATTATACCGACCTTACGCCTCCGGAAGAACTGGAAAAAGCTAAGATTCAGGCTGCCTCCTTCTACAGCGGCAAGCGCCTTAGTAAAATTGGCCGCCCTACCAAAAAAGAACGCCGCAGCCTGGATGGTTTCATGGACGGAGACGAACTGCCCGAAGAAAATCCATAAAAAATTGTAACGAATATTGTTCGTCCGATACTAACCTATACATGAAGTGCACCAGGCTGTGACACAAAGAGTATGCGTACCTGATTCGGAAAAAGACATCGTGGCCTTTGCGCCTTCGCGGTTAATAGATAGTAACAATATTTCAATCAACATTTTGGCAGATAAAGAGCGGGCATTTTTACAACTGATGAAGCAACATGCAGGTATACTGCATAAGGTGGCGCGCCTGTATATGGATACCGAAGCCGACCGGCAGGATTTGATACAGGAAATGATGGCGCAGCTCTGGCGCTCTTTTCACAACTTTAACGGTGATAGCCAGTTTGCAACCTGGATGTACCGGGTGGCTTTAAACACTGCATTAACCTACCTGCGCAATAATAAAAAGCATAACGATCATCTGGTATACACCGAAGCACCTGAAGTGGCTGACAACAGCACTCATCCTCAACAACAGGCACAACTGGATATTTTTTATGCGGCTACGCATCATTTAAACCCGGTGGAGAAAGCATTGATCTTCTATTTTATGGAAGGGTTCTCGCATAAAGAGATTGGGCTTCAGTTGGGGATCAGCGAAGTAAACGCACGTGTTAAGCTAAACCGCACCAAAGAAAAATTACAGAAAATCATTAAATCATTGGGCTATGAATTTTGACAATCTAAGATCCGAGTGGGATGCCGAAAAGGCCGACGATGTGCAAATCCCTGATGCCATAGAAAAGCTTCAAAGAGCTAAGCACCCGCTGGTGCAACTAAAGGCCACGATGAAAAAAGAATTGCAGATGCAGGTCATTAGCCTGGCTTTGTTTATTTTCTTCCCTTTTATTCTGCAAATGGGCCCATCTCTGTACCTGATCTATTACCTGGGTTTTATGGTTATTACGATTGTATCAGCGTACTACCTGTTGGCTTTTTCCAGGTTTTATAAAGGAGTGGACGCTTTCGATCTTGCCAGTAAGGATCAGCTACTTAAAATCTATTTTGACCTGCAATTAAATATGGAGCGGTACCGGTCCTGGGCTTTTTTGCTCATCCCCTTCCTGATGTTCACTATCGGACTTTTCTCCTATAGCCATCTCCAGAGAGCCGGTAAATGGGAAACGCTTACAGGGCTACCGGTCATCCTCCTGTTTATAATCGGATTTGCGTCGATGGTATTTATGATCGCCGCCACTAACTGGTGGCTCAAATATTATTATGGCAAGTACGTCAACCAGTTAAAAGAAGTGATTGATTCGCTAAAGGAAGATAATTAAAACCCATCGATGACAATAGTGAACCAGGTCTTACATTTGCAGCATGCATATCGATATACTTACCGTGTTACCCGACCTATTGACCAGTCCGTTTGAGCACAGCATTATGAAACGTGCACAGGATAAAGGACTGCTGACCGTTAAAGTGCACCAGCTGCGCCAATGGGCAGTGAATGAATACGGACAAATAGACGACTACCAGTACGGTGGAGGAGCAGGTATGGTTATGATGTGCGAGCCTTTGGCCAATGCCATCGAACAGTTATCGAAAGAAAGGGCCTATGATGAAATTATTTACCTTACACCAGATGGTGAGCGGCTCAACCAGAAAACAGCCAACAGCCTATCGCTCAAAAATAACCTGCTCATGATCTGCGGGCATTATAAGGGTATTGATGAACGTATCCGCCAGCAATATGTAACCAAAGAAATATCTATTGGCGACTACGTATTAAGTGGTGGTGAGCTGGCAGCGGCGGTATTAGTAGATTCCATTGGAAGGCTGCTGCCCGGCGTACTCGGTGATGAAACCTCTGCCCTTACCGACTCCTTCCAGGATAACTTACTGGCGCCTCCTGTATATACCCGCCCGGTTGATTTCCGTGGTATAAAAGTACCCGATGTATTAATGAGCGGTGATCATAAAAAAATTGATACCTGGCGTTATGAGCAGTCGGTACAGCGTACCAAAGACAGGAGACCTGACCTGTTGGAAGAATAACTTTTATATATACAGTATTTTTCGTCAGTAGACGGTATGGAACAGGAAGTACGCTATCTTAGCTTTGTACAAATACTTGTGCCATGAGAAATTAATTCCAGCAACCCTGTTTTACCTTTTTTATCCATTTGCATGCAAGGGCAGTCGTTAACCACATTACCCAGTGGCGGCAATAAAAAAGCCACGGTAAACGAGCAAGTGGGTCTTACAGATGTTATGATACATTATAGCCGGCCGACGGTGAAAGGACGCGAAGGCAAGATCTGGGGTCAGCTGGTGTATGAAGGGTTTGGCGACCTGGGTTTTGGCAATAATGAAGGAGCTCCCTGGCGGGCAGGCGCTAATGAAAACACCACTATCAGTTTTTCTAACCCGGTTACAATAGAAGGGCAACCACTTCCTGCGGGCACTTACGGTTTCTTTATCGCTTACAACCCCAATGAATGCACGATGATATTTTCTAAAACCAACAGTCTTGGGGCGGCTACCGTAACTCTATGTTGGGGATAATAGGAACGCTAAAGGCAGGAAAGGATATTAATTAAGGTAATTAAAAAAGCCACGGACACTCTGATCAATCATCTGAGCATCCGTAGCATATTTTCTTCTTCAAGTTGAGCAGGCTTTATATCTTACCCACCATCTTCGCCGGAATTACCCACTCATCAAATTCTTTATCGGTTAAATAGCCCAACTTCAGCGCCATCTCCTTCAAAGTCGTTCCTTCTTTGTGTGCTTTCTGTGCTATTTCGGCGGACTTATAGTAGCCGATCTTTGTATTCAATGCCGTTACCAGCATCAACGAATTGTCCAGGTGCTTTTTGATATTGGCCTGTATGGGCTCGATACCCACCGCACATTTATCGTTGAACGATACACAACCATCGCCAATCAGTCTTGCACTGTGCAGGAAGTTGTAGATCATTACCGGCTTAAATACATTCAGCTCGAAATGACCGTTGGCGCCACCTACACTTATCGCAACATCGTTACCCATTACCTGCGCTGCAATCATCGTTAAAGCTTCACATTGGGTAGGGTTTACTTTACCCGGCATGATGGAAGATCCCGGCTCATTATCTGGTATAAAGATCTCACCAATGCCACTGCGCGGACCGCTGGATAACATGCGGATATCATTCGCTATTTTCATCAGGCTTACGGCCACTGTTTTTAATGCTCCATGTGCTTCCACAATCGCATCGTGTGCCGCCAGCGCTTCAAATTTATTTTCCGCTGTTTTAAAAGGCAGCTTAGTCAGTTTCGCGATCTCAGCCGCTACATTTACATCATACCCTTCAGGCGTATTGATACCCGTGCCTACAGCAGTACCACCCAGGGCCAGCTCGCTCAAATGCGGCAATGTATTTTTAATAGCTTTTAATCCGTGGTCCAGTTGCGATACATATCCGCTTATTTCCTGACCCAGTGTTAACGGAGTAGCATCCATAAAGTGGGTACGGCCGATCTTCACCACTTTCATATATTGCTTGCTCTTCTTCTTTAGCGTATCGCGCAGCTTTTCAATACCCGGTATCGTTACTTCAACCAGTATTTTATAAGCCGCAATATGCATCGCTGTGGGAAAAGTATCGTTACTGCTCTGGCTTTTATTTACATCGTCATTAGGATGCAGGAATTTTTCTTTATCGGTGAGCTTACCGCCATTCAGCACATGGCCCCTGTAAGCCACCACTTCATTCACATTCATATTGCTTTGGGTACCACTACCGGTTTGCCATACTACCAGAGGAAATTCGGCATCCAGTTTACCCTCCAGGATTTCATCACATACTTTACCGATCAGCACACTTTTGTTCTTAGGTAATACTTTGGCCTTTTGATTGGTAATAGCGGCAGCTTTCTTCAGGTAAGCAAAGGCGCGGATAATTTCTTTGGGCATTTTGTTGGTATCCTGCGCTATTTTAAAATTCTCAATAGAACGCTGGGTTTGCGCGCCGTAAAAAGCCTGTGCAGGAACTTTTACTTCTCCCATCGTGTCCTTTTCAATTCTGTATTCCATAATTGTTTAAAAAATTTATTTAATATGAGATGGTGACAAAGGTATTATTTAAGCCCATTCATACTGCATTATTTTTACAGTATACGGATTAACAACATAATAGCACAGGAAAAAAAAATGGCCGTACCTGCACATTTATTTCAGTATTTTCATAGCAACTTTTATGAAGTATTTCATTATTATATTACTTGTAATGGCCGGACTTGGATACTACGCTTTAACCATCACCCGGAGTTCAGCACCCGCTCCTGCATCACCGAAAATTGCATCTGCTGATACACTGCCACAAACAAGAGATTCTTTACTAAACAGTCATGTAATAACCAAGGATACCAATGTTGCTCTACCATTAGATTCTATAGCTGATTTTGCAGAAACGCTGCTGGGTATTCCTTATTTATATGCTTCCAACAGCCCTTCAAAAGGCTTCGACTGTTCGGGTTTTATTACCTATGTTTTCAACCATTTCAATGTGGAAGTACCCAGGTCTTCGGTAGACTTTACCGACAAAGGTGTTGCTGTTGACCTCCGGGCTGCACAACGGGGAGACCTGATCCTCTTTACAGGAACCGACCCTGCGGCAACAGTAGTTGGCCATATGGGTATTGTAACCGGCAATACCGATAGCCTGAGGTTTATCCATTCCAGCTCGGGCAAAGCAGGCGGCGTTACTATTTCGTCGCTAAACGAGTATTATACCTCAAGGCTGGTAAAGATCATTTCGGTGAAAAACGGATTGTAACTTTTTTCGTATTATCTGTTTGCAAAACCTCAATTGTTCGTAGGACCGCATCCACTTAGTGTCTTCTTTGGTTTGCAACGCGATTGCAATAATAATTACCAATTCTGCAACCTCGTTTTAATAATAACTATGGCTAGCTGCTTCGGCATTTCAACCTTGCAATAACTTTGCATGTTATAATAGTGTGTTATGGAAACGAATAAAAAAATACAATGGAAAGTAGAAGGCATGGATTGTGCTACCTGTGCACTAACCATTAATAAATACCTGAATAAAGAAGGAGCAAACGATGTGAAAGTAAATTTTGCCACCGGCGATGTTAGCTTTGAAAATAACAGCGGGTTATCAGTAGATAAGATCACCAAAGGCCTGGCAGACCTGGGTTATACTGTGGCTGGTGATGCTTCACACCATGACCACGCACATGGCCACAGTCATGAAAACCGCAAAACAGGCTTTCTGAAAAACAATGCCCAGCGTTTCTGGTTTTGTCTGCCCTTTACATTGATCCTGATGCTGCACATGATACCAGCCCTGCATCATAGCTGGATCATGCAGCCCTATGTACAGCTGGTTTTGAGCTTGCCTGTTTATATAGTGGGCATGTCTTTCTTTGGTGTAAGCGCCTGGAAAAGCATTCGCAATGGCATGCCCAATATGAATGTGCTGATCGCCATTGGCGCCACAGCCGCATTTGTATACAGCTTGTATGGCACTTTAACCGGGCAGGATGCTTACATATTTTACGAAACAGCGGCAACGGTAATCACCCTGGTGTTCCTGGGTAATTTCATTGAAGAAAAAGCAGTAGACTCCACCCAGGCGCAATTAAAAGAATTATCAGAGAGCCAGGTGGTAATGGCCAATATGATCGCTTACGATAACGAGCATAATGAAAATGTGTTCCCGGTAGAGACCAGCTCATTGCGCACCGGCGACCTGATCCTGATCAAAAGCGGCGAACAGGTACCGACAGACTGTAAGATACTCTGGGGCGATGTCAATGTAAACGAAGCCATTGTTACAGGAGAAAGCACGCCCGTGCAAAAAGGCTATAAACAAGAGCTGATCGGTGGCAGCTTGGTTACAGATGGTACTGTAAAAGCCCAGGTAACGGCGGTAGGAAAAGACACCGTTCTGGCCGGTATTATTAATATGGTACAGGAGGCGCAGGGAGAAAAACCTCCCGTACAGCAAATGGCCGATAAGATCAGCGCCATATTTATACCTGTTGTATTGGGCATTTCGGCTATTACTTTAGCGGTGAACTGGATCGTTCTTCAGGAGTTTACGCCCGCGCTGATGCGCGCTATTGCTGTGCTGGTAATTGCCTGTCCTTGTGCGATGGGCCTGGCTACACCTGCGGCTATTGCCGTGGGCCTGGGACGTGGCGCCCGTAATGGCATTCTCTTTCGTAATGCCACCAGCCTGGAGAATTTTAAAAATATCAAGCAGGTGGTATTTGATAAAACCGGTACCCTTACCACCGGCCAGTTTGCCATTACCGATTATAAAATACTGGACAACCGTATTGATGAACCCGCATTTCAATTGCTGGTGTATTCGATGGAAAAATACTCTAATCACCCCATAGCAAAGGCACTGGTGAAAGAATGGAAAACCAGGGGTGAGATACGCTGGCAAAAAATAGAGGAGATTAAAGGTGAAGGCATGCGGGCGCTGGATAAAGCGGGTAATGAATACAGGGCCGGATCCTATAAAATAGCAGCGCACTTAACCGATGATGACAGTTATAATATTTATGTGTTGGAAAACAATACCCTGATCGGCTATATCAATGTAGCAGATGAGTTAAGGCCCGAAGCCAAACAGGTAGTGAGCTATTTTCACCGGAAAGGGATTAAGACCGTATTAT belongs to Niabella yanshanensis and includes:
- a CDS encoding heavy metal translocating P-type ATPase, with translation METNKKIQWKVEGMDCATCALTINKYLNKEGANDVKVNFATGDVSFENNSGLSVDKITKGLADLGYTVAGDASHHDHAHGHSHENRKTGFLKNNAQRFWFCLPFTLILMLHMIPALHHSWIMQPYVQLVLSLPVYIVGMSFFGVSAWKSIRNGMPNMNVLIAIGATAAFVYSLYGTLTGQDAYIFYETAATVITLVFLGNFIEEKAVDSTQAQLKELSESQVVMANMIAYDNEHNENVFPVETSSLRTGDLILIKSGEQVPTDCKILWGDVNVNEAIVTGESTPVQKGYKQELIGGSLVTDGTVKAQVTAVGKDTVLAGIINMVQEAQGEKPPVQQMADKISAIFIPVVLGISAITLAVNWIVLQEFTPALMRAIAVLVIACPCAMGLATPAAIAVGLGRGARNGILFRNATSLENFKNIKQVVFDKTGTLTTGQFAITDYKILDNRIDEPAFQLLVYSMEKYSNHPIAKALVKEWKTRGEIRWQKIEEIKGEGMRALDKAGNEYRAGSYKIAAHLTDDDSYNIYVLENNTLIGYINVADELRPEAKQVVSYFHRKGIKTVLLSGDKQSKAQHIAATLGIDEVIAEKTPEQKLQIIAQKNAETPTAMVGDGINDAPALAKATIGISMSDASQIAMQTAQVVLMNHGLKNLPMALGLGRHTYKTIKENLFWAFSYNIIAIPIAALGFLTPSFGALIMAFSDVVLAANSSRLLVKKVD
- a CDS encoding RNA-binding S4 domain-containing protein, which encodes MTDKEKLRLDKYLWSIRLFKTRRIATDACNDNRVKYLEEPAKPGKNVHLGDIYDIRTEGRKWRIKVTGLLHTRLKYEEAIKYYTDLTPPEELEKAKIQAASFYSGKRLSKIGRPTKKERRSLDGFMDGDELPEENP
- a CDS encoding DUF4876 domain-containing protein; the protein is MKKQLFAVMLLLSAFFACRKSDIDTVQAISLSVQVGYSPEDSALGLSKENVLVKITNLISGQENTASTNGSGIAVFASIAPGNYTVSASRNYTEEEFRSLTNVFVTSNVPYNATETQALNMNTNIRLQLQGGKIGDLVFKQIYYAGSDTKTGALYRDQFVEIYNNSNETIYLDSLFLGSTICNNKAVSTGAVPFDWSKVSGMSAIGDPNKDNLYFRYLFMIPGTGKEHPLEPGKSIVVAQTAMNHANPYDGNDGEIIGITNPALTIDLSHADFEVNLVEDLREAYTGTGTFQPWKYDVDNPLVDNVKAFIYSGKDWVMDNNSRDDFIMFKAAGVDMSNLPKFLAPSGGGDYGLQVPLTVSIIDAVELVTPLETDRTPKRLPVGLDASGNFVAGARYSSQSLIRKTVKTVEGRRILQDTNSSANDFETKTKADPSKSDASFEK
- a CDS encoding C40 family peptidase, coding for MKYFIIILLVMAGLGYYALTITRSSAPAPASPKIASADTLPQTRDSLLNSHVITKDTNVALPLDSIADFAETLLGIPYLYASNSPSKGFDCSGFITYVFNHFNVEVPRSSVDFTDKGVAVDLRAAQRGDLILFTGTDPAATVVGHMGIVTGNTDSLRFIHSSSGKAGGVTISSLNEYYTSRLVKIISVKNGL
- a CDS encoding RNA polymerase sigma factor, translated to MTQRVCVPDSEKDIVAFAPSRLIDSNNISINILADKERAFLQLMKQHAGILHKVARLYMDTEADRQDLIQEMMAQLWRSFHNFNGDSQFATWMYRVALNTALTYLRNNKKHNDHLVYTEAPEVADNSTHPQQQAQLDIFYAATHHLNPVEKALIFYFMEGFSHKEIGLQLGISEVNARVKLNRTKEKLQKIIKSLGYEF
- the fumC gene encoding class II fumarate hydratase — encoded protein: MEYRIEKDTMGEVKVPAQAFYGAQTQRSIENFKIAQDTNKMPKEIIRAFAYLKKAAAITNQKAKVLPKNKSVLIGKVCDEILEGKLDAEFPLVVWQTGSGTQSNMNVNEVVAYRGHVLNGGKLTDKEKFLHPNDDVNKSQSSNDTFPTAMHIAAYKILVEVTIPGIEKLRDTLKKKSKQYMKVVKIGRTHFMDATPLTLGQEISGYVSQLDHGLKAIKNTLPHLSELALGGTAVGTGINTPEGYDVNVAAEIAKLTKLPFKTAENKFEALAAHDAIVEAHGALKTVAVSLMKIANDIRMLSSGPRSGIGEIFIPDNEPGSSIMPGKVNPTQCEALTMIAAQVMGNDVAISVGGANGHFELNVFKPVMIYNFLHSARLIGDGCVSFNDKCAVGIEPIQANIKKHLDNSLMLVTALNTKIGYYKSAEIAQKAHKEGTTLKEMALKLGYLTDKEFDEWVIPAKMVGKI
- a CDS encoding TonB-dependent receptor, translating into MSLVANFFAIALGAQDTGGIRGWVEDTQGKPLQFATAKLNLDGVEIASKTTDASGMFEFSTDFLRLDSVTLEVSYVNKATQTIVLKKANYASVIKMTLPNLSLTLNDVVVTGTVKNQNSASSIVFDEEAIRQLQAFSLMDVLNTLPGKKTEAPNLQSPQTINLRTSASDADAINNSFGIAVFIDGVRVSNETNMQSRGLSSRGLGGSLLNAQGETAMDVTYNGFDLRDIPMSNIASIEVIQGIGSARYGDFTNGAILITTKAGKAPYSFTTNINGGSSSFSLTKGLSLGEKAGAVNFSIGYLNSNDDPRDKLKSYDNFNASLKWTKNFSKVVTNSLTINGESNLDDIKADPDDDDRVMSYSKRRNLRISNNTTFNFNKRFFNTASVLLNYSQGKQYTYSQMLFNQPPKGIGYKDTTGIYEGVFIPGNYLAVEEIDGKPIAYSANIDMQTNLLPTAGLQHQLSFGFAFNTSGNTGLGYIVDPNRPRWVNLSNQNERSFSYEDSVRFENNVALYLQDNVRGKMFSRRFNLGLGFRLNFQNGRNNPQPRVSFNYYVHKNWSLSTSYGISFKSPSLAHLYPAPTYFDIPLLNLYTGQVNKSLYLVYTQKVLAKNERLRNAVTYQFEQGVTFNSARIGNGSLFGYYKKNKNGFNTFSEFIPAEIPLYDYTLNEDGTIAYFPTGEQGKVWELKRSRMNNGLSSVDYGLQLSFQTKFVPVIATSFGLRAGYTVSKYTGGNLTTTELASDVAQQNGVVYVQYINKQRTSRESIVSFTTSTHIPKVGFIVNTVIDYQPLLKQRWEAQNIYPVAYTLYTGEVIVPSPEAARNDALAYLRKGFGEADQEQLVIPSKGFWNFNMRVAKEIKKSIRLSVSAFNVLNMKPKAYKISNNNGSDSVGIYNYRPLSITIGASLQL
- a CDS encoding DUF2911 domain-containing protein; the protein is MQGQSLTTLPSGGNKKATVNEQVGLTDVMIHYSRPTVKGREGKIWGQLVYEGFGDLGFGNNEGAPWRAGANENTTISFSNPVTIEGQPLPAGTYGFFIAYNPNECTMIFSKTNSLGAATVTLCWG
- the trmD gene encoding tRNA (guanosine(37)-N1)-methyltransferase TrmD, whose amino-acid sequence is MHIDILTVLPDLLTSPFEHSIMKRAQDKGLLTVKVHQLRQWAVNEYGQIDDYQYGGGAGMVMMCEPLANAIEQLSKERAYDEIIYLTPDGERLNQKTANSLSLKNNLLMICGHYKGIDERIRQQYVTKEISIGDYVLSGGELAAAVLVDSIGRLLPGVLGDETSALTDSFQDNLLAPPVYTRPVDFRGIKVPDVLMSGDHKKIDTWRYEQSVQRTKDRRPDLLEE